A segment of the Bactrocera neohumeralis isolate Rockhampton chromosome 3, APGP_CSIRO_Bneo_wtdbg2-racon-allhic-juicebox.fasta_v2, whole genome shotgun sequence genome:
taggTATAAGCATAAACTGCTTTCAAGCATTGCAAATCTTGGTTCGGAGCCGCTGTAGCAAGAGGTGCAGTATACCAAAatctcacatatgtatgtatgtatataaataccaCGAATAAACAAACGtccaataaacttttttcttcttctggtGATAGTTCAAAAGCATCTCGAAAAAcgtaaatttttaatgagtaaATGGCTTTCGACATCCAGCGAGCGTGATGGAAAGCTCCAggtttataaaaatgaatacttTGATGGTCGACAATACCAAGAAATATTCCGGACAATTCAAGAAGCTCTTTGTAATCGTCGCGGAGTAAAACCGTATCTAATAAATTTTGGATGTTTCGATCTATTTCGTCAACTTgattaatcatttttttatgaattttatttccCTCTAATCCatctttgaatttatttttatctattgtATTCCAAGAAGTCtgaaacttttcaaacaaaGGGACGTTTGGTCCAGTAGTACCTGGTAACTTTGAAGTAAAAACACTCGTAAGAGTTAGCTCAAATATGTGATGTCGACACGGTAGCCATAATAAATCTGTATCCAGCATTTGTTCCAATAATACTGCCGCTCCATTATTGCAACCTAGATTAGAAGCGGTTGTAGCGCAACACAGTGCCTTGATAGATTCGGTTAAGTTCAAATTATTAAGAACACTATAAATTTCTTCAGCTTGAGTTTTTCCTTTTCCGTCAGGTAAAGCAGGTAcgctcaaaatttttttagccccattattactaattaaaatAGGTACGCGATCAACTTGCTTACACGAAACAGTATCTGGTATAAGCTTACCTTCCCAATGAAGAACAGCTGCAGTAAGCTGGACgtcatcaaataatttttgaatttttaaagctttttgctctcgaattttttttcactgttCATTAAATGATGTCTTATTCAAAATTAGATTATTGGTATCAAATTCTAATGCTTCAGATATTGCAGATATAATACGGACAGAATTTCTATAAGAGACTTTACAATTATCCAATGTAGCGACAACGTTCTCTGTCATAATATTAATAGTTCCACTCATATCCTTCCGATTATAATATCTTCCACCTAGTTAAAATTCTGATGGTTGACTTAGGGGTGAAGAAAAGGTTAATGCTTCCCCACTAGACGTTGCTCCACCCGCGCTTGTCAAACTCAACGGCAAATGGTTTTCTGAAAGAAAATCAATTAtgttttattgttaaattaatgcACTCAATAGATAAATCAACGTAATGATTGAGTTCAAGTCTAATACCTGAATTGTCTCTTGATAATTCAGAATCATTTAACTGGTGTTCTACATTACACGATGCTGCTTCGATGTTTTCAGAGGACCGCTTATCATTTACAATGAGTGGATTATCAGAAGTTGATACTTCAGTAGAGCGATCATCATCCTGTTTCTCTgaaataccatatatgtatgtatattgaatattaactcacataaaaaagtaaattcaagtattttataaacgtttcatttattaattgactaatattttattgatattaccAGATAATTCAATTACATTTCCTCGTTGATTGCCCGAAAAATTCAGATGAAATTGTCTTTCTGATCGTTGATCGATTGTCATCTAATATAAAATTACCAGCaaatatccaaaattttttaactttttctataGTTATTTTACATCCATCGTACActgttgttttgatatttttagtaTAATAAAATAGTAACCTTAAAACTTGTTTATTAGAAGGTAATTTATTACCATTTATATCATCCGTAAGGTTCTTCAATAAAAACATTcgttttcgtaaatttttttctaaactcATGATGAAAGTTCTTAATTTTCAATAGATTGGAGCGCTCGAGGTTAGAAAGATATTTTTTAGCTGAATACCAAATCAATTTTTACACTTTCTATTCATTGCACTAGTCACATCAACTTAACaactaaaaattcaatattataaaGTGAATTAAGAATTGTACCGTTTACTATCAATTACAACAACCAGAATAgacaataagtaaaaaattagtttgttgtatttattcaCTTTAACGACCGTCCGCTAGAGGGCCACGTATCCAATATATCtggttcttttatttattttgtgttggTAATAACCATATTACCGTACTTCAATTTGAACTATAATTTCTTCATAGAATCACTGTGTGACTTTCagaagcaaaaaataagaaactttaaatgaaattcagaataaaaattaactagTAAGTagtttaagcaaaataattaaaataatcaatacaaataaattttgacccTTCCAAAGGTtaggtaataaatattttgcgccaatatgaaaatttctccGTCTAAAGGTATCATAATAGAAGCGGAATTGAGCATTGTTGGTAAGTTAAACAGTGTAATGTACGAAATAAGAATTATTTGCTAAATAGTGCAAAATCCCATGTTAATTAAATGGGAAAAGTATCCTTATTTAGGCAGGGTTAAACggcatcgaaaaaatttttctttgtttccaaaattgtttttaggtCAAAAAGAAACGATTTTGACGATACCAAAGTGGAAATAGCCaacttggtaaataacggacaccctagtGTATACTCGCAACTCCCGTCAGCCGGTTAGGCCTCGTTTGGCTGTGTGTGAAAGTGTGTAGTATTCTCAGATTTGGGAAAGATGGATAAAGCACAATATAGATCGGTGCTGCGTATATTCTTTTTGGCTGGGAAACATATAGTGAAATCAAGGAACGCTTTGACGCTGTATACAGTGATATTTCTTCTCTTATGGCGattgtaaaaaatttggttaaatgaGTTTTAACATGGTCACATGTCGGTTTTGGATAAATCAAGTCCAGATGACGGTTGACCTGAGAATAATGTGATAAAAATACCGTTCCTACGACAGACTGGTCTACGTAAACGGAAGGgactcggatttttatccggccaaagaCTGTTAAGTTGGCAGAATTCTGTCGCTACCACAGCTACAGCAATACGTACTAAAAGTGCCTCGACAGACCGCCAATTGAATAAGCGAAAAGGAAGGTGATAGGAACTGCTTCTGGCAATCACAAAGAAAAACAGGGCTGTACTACGATCATTTATTGGGATGAATTGATGGCGAATTTCAGAAAACGGCTCCCAAGAAAAAAAAGAGATAAATGAATcactattttatttcaaatttcatttattctatAAGATATGTTGTTATCAGACTGCCTTTGTATGTGAGATTTAAACAACGAGAAAATTACCGGAATTCACGCGCCTTCGCTGGACAGCAGCATAATCACTAAGCTACAAATTAAGTTACGCAtcttcaattgtttttgtttgataacCGATACCGCTTGAAGAACTACTAAAGATACGCAAGCAACTCGACTGAATGGTTTCCCACGACTAAGCTTTTAGACTAGCGGTCAGCGAGTcaacata
Coding sequences within it:
- the LOC126752711 gene encoding uncharacterized protein LOC126752711 isoform X2, which gives rise to MSLEKNLRKRMFLLKNLTDDINEKQDDDRSTEVSTSDNPLIVNDKRSSENIEAASCNVEHQLNDSELSRDNSENHLPLSLTSAGGATSSGEALTFSSPLSQPSEF
- the LOC126752711 gene encoding uncharacterized protein LOC126752711 isoform X1 produces the protein MTIDQRSERQFHLNFSGNQRGNVIELSEKQDDDRSTEVSTSDNPLIVNDKRSSENIEAASCNVEHQLNDSELSRDNSENHLPLSLTSAGGATSSGEALTFSSPLSQPSEF